GCCCGTAACGGGCTCAACTCCTCACTCAACGGATTGAAAGATTTCCCACACACTTGCCGTGATTGTTGCGGCCGCAAAAGCGCACAACCCCAGCACGATGCTCACAAGTGGAACGTGTAGATAGCTAAAAATAACATACACCGCTAGACCTATCAAGACGTAGCGAAAGACCGCCGCAAGGTAACTTGCCACGGGGGCGCGACGATTTTCGGTACCGCTCTGCGGCACAGCGGCGGACGTAAACGCTTGCAATCCTCGCTTCAGCCAACG
This region of Terriglobales bacterium genomic DNA includes:
- a CDS encoding ATP synthase subunit I; the encoded protein is MTGPLTEPSTAPAVGERTVRRITYLIPVFGIFSGLLAGLMHDWEWAEGLVLGSGLAWLNFRWLKRGLQAFTSAAVPQSGTENRRAPVASYLAAVFRYVLIGLAVYVIFSYLHVPLVSIVLGLCAFAAATITASVWEIFQSVE